In [Phormidium] sp. ETS-05, the genomic window GCAAAAGCCGCTAAACCCAAATAGGCTTCAGTTTTACCGCCACCAGTGGGGAAAAATAGCAAATCCACTGTTTCTCGGTCTGAATTCTCTGGGTCGGCGATACTGGCTAAATTTAGCAGCATAAAAGCAAGCTGAAACGGTCGCCATGATGGCTCAGCAAAATCTGCGGCTGGTTTTTGCTGTTCTTGGCTTAATTGCTGTCTTCTGGCGGTGGCAATTACTCGATTTGCGATGCGAAATGCTTCAAACACCTTTGGGTCATCTAGAGCTGCTAACCCTGCAGCAATTCGCTTTCCCGCTCTCTCCGCATTATCTAGCAGTTTCTTCGCCACCGGTTCGGCTTTTTTTTCTAGGGGCGTCTGATGTTGCTGGGCAATCCAGGTCTGGTATGCTGTCACCAGGGGATTAATCATCTTTTGGATAGTAGCCGCATCTGGAGCAGCCGCCAAAACTTCCATCCCTAGCTCTACATCGGGGATATTCGCTGGGGCAATTCGCGGCACTTCCGCTGTGGGAATCCATGTGGTAGATATATTGTGGCAAATGTCGTTTTTCGGTTGGGCAACTACGGAGACATTATGACCAACGGCAAATTCATAGTCGTTTCTATATTGAACGCTAGCCACAGCTTCATCCCAATCACTGTTTCCCCCATCGCGGGGGTCTGACCGAGGAATAAAACCCTCTTCACACTGTAGGGATAGTTTGGTTTGAAACACAAAGGTTTTATCCCGCTGTGCATCCGGCTGACGGTGGTTGACGAGGAAGACTGAGACCGATCGAGTCCCTGGGGGAAATAAAGAAGCTCGATCGGGGTCTAAGCCAAGCCAACGAACCGGACGATTATTAATTACCAACGCCAAACCACTATCTGGGATATCGATTTGCTTTGGCTGGTTAGTGGATGACAGAGGAATTTTTAGCTCTATAATCTGGGGAGTCCGCTGCCAAAAAGTTTGGTTAGTCGCCTCCTCCTCATCATCAGGAGTTAACGGCGCTTGTTCACCAGGAATGGGAGTATAATCACCCCAGGATACGGTTGCCTGTAACTCCGATACCCGGTCAGAAATCAAAAAACTGAGCCCCATCGAGGAGGGAAAAGGAACTTTCCGGGCTGCAGCCGCTTCTGGTGCAGCAGCATCATCACTGGTGACACTGCCTTGATACAGGTCTAGGTCTTCATCGGCGGTGACATCGGATTTATAGTCAATTGACACACCAAACGGGGCTAAAAATCCGGTGAGATACCATTTAGAGGGAGCTTGGGGAATCACCTCTTCTTGATAGAGATGATAACTGGGGTCTCCGGGAACCGGACCAATTAAGTCCAGACGGAGAGCCTCAAGCAAATTTTGGCGAACATCTGCAGAAGTTGTCATTTGTCATTTGTCCTTTGTCATTTGTCATTTGTTTTTTGTCCTTTTCTTGTATTCTAGCAGCATCCGCGTCGGTTGGGTTGAGGAACGAAACCCAACGCCAGAACCAGAAAACCACCCACGGGGGGATTAGAAACCGGGTTTCTGCGACAATCTTGGTATCCAGACCGAGATTTAGTTAAGAAACCCGGTTTCTGGACTAACCGGAAAAGCCTACCAGCATCCGCGTAGGTTGGGTTGAGGAACGAAACCCAACTTAGTCTATATTACCTAAATGTGCTGTCAAAACCTAGTTGAATCCTAATCGCTTCTTTGATGGCTTCCCAATAACTTTCCTCCAAAACGCCTTGCTTATTCTTGAGCCTTTGAAAACCTACGGTTCTCATCTGACTTAAATTTATATGCCGCTCCCTATCCAGCCCGTTTTGGGTAGTTGGGGTCACGTTGACCACAAAAGGATATGTTTTTGTACCGGGTAAAAATGGCGCAACTATTGTGGTAGCCCCATTTTGGTTGCCGATGTCATTTTGCAAAATTAAGCAAGGACGCTCTTTCCCGGTTTCACTGCCCACCACAGGGTTTAAATC contains:
- a CDS encoding type II toxin-antitoxin system PemK/MazF family toxin, whose amino-acid sequence is MPNGILTYRRGEIWWVDLNPVVGSETGKERPCLILQNDIGNQNGATTIVAPFLPGTKTYPFVVNVTPTTQNGLDRERHINLSQMRTVGFQRLKNKQGVLEESYWEAIKEAIRIQLGFDSTFR